The following are encoded in a window of Macadamia integrifolia cultivar HAES 741 unplaced genomic scaffold, SCU_Mint_v3 scaffold1577, whole genome shotgun sequence genomic DNA:
- the LOC122064238 gene encoding uncharacterized protein LOC122064238 codes for MELPELPAGRCPVEDSSSTDNNMPIEEDPPIPQGDLTNKIETVQDHPIHDQEKKLNAKENVILEETQVTQTSPPLQQGTNHQNVPLDAHRHRSTSLPSVRKKDRRFIELDLFDDTEHTSRAGATPSATMPYKVAPALMDTAMTIWETYGDIGFNCSLQSIQFRSAIFALICKVVLEMNKVGYNTLDRKTVKKWQDEVVDAEKSGWEVGWLKERVEEVACNIDAAEILLEVKKKREVERAKLKEYDEEIQRYLGLARIFSRKAFELKADKAQNAKALEGKVRVPKILAKAVETVSLWGTKAVGDGLLDATSSSQPQDGAS; via the exons ATGGAACTGCCTGAATTGCCGGCTGGACGATGCCCTGTAGAAGATTCATCAAGTACAGATAATAATATGCCGATAGAAGAAGACCCACCCATTCCCCAAGGGGATTTGACCAATAAGATTGAAACAGTACAAGATCATCCTATTCATGATCAAGAGAAGAAGCTCAATGCTAAGGAGAATG TAATATTGGAGGAAACACAGGTCACCCAAACCTCACCTCCCCTTCAACAAGGGACTAATCATCAAAATGTCCCCCTGGATGCACACCGGCACCGTTCAACTTCGCTCCCTTCGGTAAGAAAAAAAGACCGTCGTTTTATCGAGTTGGACCTCTTTGATGATACTGAACATACATCAAGAGCAGGAGCCACTCCATCTGCTACAATGCCCTACAAAGTTGCTCCTGCCCTTATGGACACTGCAATGACTATTTGGGAAACATATGGAGACATTGGGTTCAACTGCTCCCTTCAATCAATACAGTTCCGCTCAGCAATATTCGCTCTTATTTGCAAAGTAGTCCTTGAAATGAACAAAGTAGGCTACAATACCTTGGACCGTAAGACAGTGAAGAAGTGGCAAGATGAGGTGGTGGATGCAGAAAAGAGTGGGTGGGAGGTGGGTTGGTTGAAGGAAAGGGTAGAGGAAGTAGCCTGCAATATTGATGCAGCTGAGATACTTCTTGAggtgaagaaaaagagagaagtggAGAGAGCCAAGTTGAAAGAGTATGATGAAGAGATCCAACGATACCTTGGTCTTGCAAGGATTTTTAGCAGGAAAGCCTTTGAGCTGAAAGCAGACAAAGCACAAAACGCTAAAGCACTTGAAGGAAAGGTGCGTGTCCCTAAGATACTTGCTAAGGCAGTCGAGACGGTATCCTTGTGGGGAACAAAGGCTGTAGGGGATGGCCTCTTGGATGCCACTTCCTCCTCCCAGCCTCAAGATGGGGCTAGTTGA